In the genome of Thermoplasmata archaeon, one region contains:
- a CDS encoding phosphoribosylformylglycinamidine cyclo-ligase, translated as MSGWTYEKSGVSIDQKSNAIKALVDKLEYKRDGIGQNVRLPGLFASLIDFGDKYITLATDGVGTKLMIAEALNKWDTVGIDCIAMNVNDTICVNAEPTSFVDYIAIDKPNEEITKEIGIGLQKGAELSNMEIVGGEIAVLPEIVNGVDLSGTCLGYVAKDRIITGETCEEGDLIIALKSSGIHSNGLTLARKIVEANNIRWNDKVSGLSKSMGEELLTPTEIYVKQVLEITSNFNVHGLVDITGGGLRNILRMKKGLQYVISDPVKPAPIFQKLQELGEVEDKEIYQTLNMSMGFTIIAPADDAEQIAKKYSNAEIVGRVQKGNGVLLEPGNILYDHY; from the coding sequence ATGAGCGGTTGGACCTACGAGAAATCGGGCGTTAGCATCGATCAGAAATCGAACGCGATCAAGGCATTGGTCGACAAGCTGGAGTATAAGAGGGACGGCATAGGACAGAACGTCCGCCTTCCGGGACTCTTCGCAAGTCTGATCGACTTCGGCGACAAATACATCACACTCGCCACCGACGGAGTCGGTACCAAGCTCATGATCGCGGAAGCCCTGAACAAATGGGACACCGTTGGAATCGACTGCATCGCGATGAACGTCAACGACACCATCTGCGTGAACGCCGAGCCCACATCCTTCGTAGATTACATCGCTATCGACAAGCCCAACGAGGAGATCACCAAGGAGATCGGTATCGGACTCCAAAAAGGTGCGGAACTCTCCAACATGGAGATCGTCGGTGGGGAGATAGCCGTCCTCCCCGAGATCGTGAACGGCGTGGACCTCTCAGGAACCTGTCTCGGATACGTCGCCAAGGACAGGATCATAACCGGGGAGACCTGCGAGGAAGGGGACCTCATTATCGCTCTGAAGTCCTCAGGTATCCACTCGAACGGACTGACCCTCGCCAGGAAGATCGTCGAGGCCAACAACATCAGATGGAACGACAAGGTATCCGGCCTCTCCAAGTCGATGGGTGAGGAGCTCCTCACTCCCACTGAGATCTACGTGAAGCAGGTCCTCGAGATCACATCGAATTTTAACGTCCACGGACTGGTGGACATCACCGGAGGAGGCCTCAGGAACATCCTCCGCATGAAGAAGGGACTCCAGTACGTCATCAGCGACCCCGTCAAACCCGCACCCATCTTCCAGAAGCTCCAGGAGCTCGGAGAGGTGGAGGACAAGGAGATCTATCAGACGCTCAACATGAGCATGGGATTCACCATCATCGCCCCCGCCGACGATGCTGAGCAGATCGCCAAGAAGTACTCCAACGCAGAGATAGTCGGACGCGTCCAGAAAGGGAACGGTGTCCTGCTGGAACCCGGGAACATACTGTACGACCACTACTGA
- the cysK gene encoding cysteine synthase A: protein MLYKSIDETIGNTPLVEFTNLEKELGLKAKIFGKMEYFNPAGSVKDRIAKAMIDELEKQGKINKDTILIEPTSGNTGIALASIATARGYKIKIVMPETMSIERRKLIKAYGAELVLTEGAKGMKGAVAKAEELSKEIPNSVIPGQFVNPANPEIHFKTTGPEICKDLNGKVDILVAGVGTGGTITGAGKYLKSKIPSVKVVAVEPKGSPLLSEGKTGPHKIQGIGAGFVPDTLDTKIYDQVIAVEDNDAFVNGRLVGKTEGVLVGISAGAAITAAIQLAKDPANEGKNIVAILADTGERYLSTALFEE, encoded by the coding sequence ATGCTTTACAAATCAATCGACGAGACAATCGGAAACACACCTCTGGTGGAATTCACAAACCTGGAGAAGGAACTGGGCCTCAAGGCCAAGATCTTCGGTAAGATGGAGTACTTCAACCCCGCTGGATCCGTCAAGGACAGGATCGCGAAGGCGATGATCGACGAGCTCGAGAAGCAGGGCAAGATCAACAAGGACACCATCCTCATCGAACCCACATCCGGGAACACCGGTATCGCTCTGGCATCCATCGCGACCGCCAGGGGATACAAGATCAAGATCGTGATGCCCGAGACCATGTCCATCGAGCGCCGCAAGCTCATCAAGGCATACGGAGCGGAGCTCGTCCTCACAGAGGGAGCCAAGGGAATGAAGGGAGCCGTCGCCAAAGCTGAGGAGCTCTCCAAGGAGATACCCAACTCGGTCATACCCGGACAGTTCGTCAACCCTGCCAACCCCGAGATCCATTTCAAGACCACAGGTCCCGAGATCTGCAAGGATCTCAACGGAAAGGTGGACATCCTCGTCGCCGGAGTCGGAACTGGAGGTACCATTACCGGAGCCGGAAAGTATCTTAAATCTAAGATTCCTAGTGTTAAGGTGGTCGCAGTGGAACCCAAAGGTTCACCGTTGCTGTCCGAAGGAAAGACCGGACCCCACAAGATACAGGGAATCGGAGCAGGATTCGTCCCCGACACACTGGACACAAAGATCTACGATCAGGTCATCGCAGTGGAGGACAACGACGCCTTCGTCAACGGAAGGCTCGTCGGAAAGACGGAAGGGGTCCTTGTGGGAATCTCCGCAGGGGCAGCCATCACAGCCGCGATCCAGCTGGCCAAGGATCCAGCGAACGAGGGAAAGAACATCGTCGCCATCCTTGCCGACACTGGAGAGAGATATCTGTCCACAGCACTGTTCGAGGAATGA
- a CDS encoding O-acetylhomoserine aminocarboxypropyltransferase/cysteine synthase, whose translation MTTPNGYKLETLQVHAGQEKADPATDSRAVPIYMTTSYVFKDSATAAGRFALTEPGNIYTRLMNPTSSVFEERITALEGGVAALATASGSAAITYSIQNIALAGDHVVSSANVYGGTFNLLANTLREQGIETTFVDPSDPENFRKAIKPNTKLLYTEILGNPNSDVADIDAISKIAHENGIPLIVDSTFSPPSVFRPIEHGADIVVHSATKFIGGHGVAMGGVIVDSGNFDWAQNDKFPTLSKPNPSYHGVVFTEAVGKAAFVVKIRTTLMRDQGAAISPFNSFLLLLGLETLSLRTERHIENALKVVEFLKNHPQVEKVNHPSLETGAKKELYDRYFPKGAGSIFTFELKGDAQKAKKFTESLQLFSLLANVADVKSLVIHPASTTHSQMEEKDLLASGIKPNTIRLSIGTEHIDDIINDLKNAFEAVKE comes from the coding sequence ATGACAACACCGAATGGATACAAACTCGAGACTTTGCAGGTACATGCTGGTCAGGAGAAGGCCGATCCTGCGACCGACTCCCGCGCAGTACCCATCTATATGACTACATCCTATGTCTTCAAGGACTCCGCAACGGCAGCCGGACGTTTCGCCCTCACGGAACCGGGAAACATCTACACAAGACTGATGAACCCCACATCCTCGGTGTTCGAAGAGAGGATCACTGCACTCGAAGGAGGGGTAGCCGCGCTCGCCACCGCATCGGGATCGGCTGCGATCACATATTCGATACAGAACATCGCCCTCGCAGGGGACCACGTCGTCTCCTCTGCCAACGTCTACGGCGGTACCTTCAACCTTCTGGCCAACACCCTCAGGGAACAGGGAATCGAGACCACCTTCGTGGACCCTTCCGACCCCGAGAACTTCAGGAAAGCCATTAAACCCAACACCAAGCTGCTCTACACCGAGATCCTGGGCAACCCGAACTCCGATGTCGCCGACATCGATGCGATCTCCAAGATCGCCCACGAGAACGGGATCCCGCTCATCGTCGACAGCACATTCAGTCCGCCCTCCGTATTCAGGCCCATCGAGCACGGCGCAGACATCGTGGTGCACTCCGCTACCAAGTTCATCGGAGGGCACGGTGTCGCAATGGGAGGAGTGATCGTCGACAGCGGAAACTTCGATTGGGCGCAGAACGACAAGTTCCCCACGCTCTCGAAGCCCAACCCATCCTATCACGGAGTGGTATTCACCGAGGCCGTCGGCAAGGCGGCATTCGTCGTGAAGATCCGTACCACCCTCATGAGGGACCAGGGGGCCGCCATCTCACCTTTCAACTCGTTCCTGCTGCTGCTAGGGCTGGAGACGCTGTCCCTGCGTACCGAACGCCATATCGAGAACGCCCTGAAGGTCGTGGAGTTCCTGAAGAACCACCCCCAGGTGGAGAAGGTCAACCATCCTTCCCTGGAGACCGGTGCGAAGAAGGAGCTCTATGACAGATACTTCCCGAAAGGGGCCGGATCCATCTTCACCTTCGAGCTCAAAGGAGATGCCCAGAAGGCCAAGAAGTTCACGGAGTCCCTCCAGCTGTTCTCCCTGCTAGCGAACGTCGCGGATGTGAAATCCCTGGTGATCCACCCCGCATCCACCACGCACTCGCAGATGGAGGAGAAGGACCTTCTGGCGAGCGGCATCAAGCCAAACACCATCCGTCTCTCCATCGGTACGGAGCACATCGACGACATCATAAACGATCTCAAAAACGCATTCGAAGCAGTCAAGGAGTGA
- a CDS encoding polyprenyl synthetase family protein, translating to MAADASGWQDIISEDLKEVSRIMHEVTRDSNKEVQDVLDYALDSPGKMIRPSMIILICYACGTKADENTLKYAAAAELTHMATLIHDDINDESESRRGKPATYRQFGVKKALTTGDMMLVKAMSLFDSNPKLLQSIIDMGSSLADSEFLQYNHKFDLDIIEQEYYQVISGKTAAFLSECARTGGIAAKASDEVIEEVARFGQLYGMAFQIADDLIDLLGTEKVSGKTAMRDLSEGIITLPTILAMRDVKLGNKIRGMIKKGAPLEDVRELIVQTEAVSDCKLIIKDYVDEAVDCLSILPDSPYRQSLIDLTKLNLTRLS from the coding sequence ATGGCAGCGGATGCTAGCGGATGGCAGGACATCATCTCGGAGGATCTGAAAGAGGTCTCCAGGATAATGCATGAGGTCACCCGCGACAGCAACAAGGAGGTCCAGGATGTTCTCGATTATGCATTGGACTCTCCGGGGAAGATGATTCGTCCGTCCATGATCATCCTCATATGCTATGCATGCGGGACCAAGGCGGACGAGAACACCCTGAAATACGCCGCTGCAGCGGAGCTCACCCATATGGCCACGCTCATCCACGATGACATCAACGATGAGAGCGAAAGCCGCCGCGGCAAGCCCGCGACCTACAGGCAGTTCGGAGTGAAGAAGGCGCTCACCACCGGCGATATGATGCTGGTGAAGGCCATGTCCCTCTTCGATTCCAACCCCAAGCTCCTTCAGAGCATCATCGATATGGGTTCATCCCTTGCCGACAGCGAGTTCCTGCAGTACAACCACAAGTTCGATCTCGATATCATCGAGCAGGAGTACTATCAAGTCATCTCCGGTAAGACGGCAGCGTTCCTTTCCGAATGTGCTAGAACAGGAGGAATCGCAGCAAAGGCATCCGATGAGGTCATCGAGGAGGTGGCCCGTTTCGGACAGCTCTACGGAATGGCATTCCAGATAGCCGATGACCTGATCGACCTTCTAGGAACCGAGAAGGTCTCCGGTAAGACGGCGATGAGGGACCTCAGCGAAGGGATCATTACTCTGCCGACAATTCTCGCTATGAGGGATGTGAAGCTAGGTAACAAGATCCGCGGAATGATCAAGAAGGGCGCACCCCTTGAGGATGTCCGCGAGCTGATCGTCCAGACTGAGGCAGTCTCCGACTGCAAGCTCATCATCAAGGATTATGTCGACGAGGCCGTGGACTGCCTCAGCATTCTTCCGGACAGCCCCTACAGGCAGTCCCTCATTGACCTTACGAAGCTGAACCTCACTAGGCTCAGCTGA
- a CDS encoding Rrf2 family transcriptional regulator: protein MLVSTKGRYALRVMLDMAEQGEGAVVPLKDIANRQGLSLKYLEAIMPNLKESGLVTGVAGKGGGYKLSKPADQYTVGEILKVSEDQLAPVACLNEGFVCAKADTCKTLPMWRKLDGIISDYLDTVRLTDLL from the coding sequence CTGTTGGTATCCACAAAGGGAAGGTACGCATTGCGCGTCATGCTCGACATGGCCGAGCAGGGGGAAGGTGCGGTCGTACCCCTCAAGGATATCGCCAACAGACAGGGACTGTCACTCAAGTACCTTGAGGCCATAATGCCGAACCTCAAGGAATCCGGTCTTGTGACCGGGGTCGCGGGCAAGGGCGGCGGATACAAGCTGTCCAAGCCTGCCGACCAATACACGGTGGGCGAGATACTCAAAGTCTCCGAGGACCAGCTCGCCCCCGTGGCATGCCTCAACGAAGGCTTCGTCTGCGCCAAGGCGGACACATGCAAGACCCTTCCGATGTGGAGGAAGCTCGACGGGATAATATCCGATTATCTGGACACCGTCAGGCTGACGGACCTACTCTGA